In Silene latifolia isolate original U9 population chromosome 3, ASM4854445v1, whole genome shotgun sequence, a single window of DNA contains:
- the LOC141647117 gene encoding NAC domain-containing protein 78, translated as MGEIESKKNRTTTTLAPGFRFHPTDEEIVAYYLRRKVTGVPFRLDAISEIDIYKVEPSDLPGLSKLKTRDREWYFFSALDRKYGNGMRTNRATSDGYWKTTGKDRPVHHKGRVAGMKKTLVYHFGRAPRGKRTDWVMHEYKLVDEKLDKAGYPLEGFVLCRIFQKSGTGPKNGEQYGAPLVEEEWEDNEVENLINGDISFEDPYVDDDAFIEHNDLVQDLDLQFPQGVPLLESSPNYVAECKDVVGIDQMPAGASQEYECGSQAIYDQEISDLLLQVASNTDAVKNEYMPQLTDEYNEASVNLPDNNFCDPLVDDGLYVDAVDFLGPSQGNTSDAAALGSFFDNNININIEDLLDFDSPELSGTAFDQALTFEPTLDDDALWNISLPSDQLPGSSDGGHGSSSKKALEAQMDKQSSAALRKASRWLENIPAHPAYASELPSKDMASRLSAAVQASPVHVTAGMIRIRDSPLGSGLQWSVDKNGSMNVTLSFELPQTVGTSELESLFPSKLPAAVSRGWLCFMFFWVMFFALSIRIGTSIYAK; from the exons ATGGGAGAAATTGAATCAAAGAAGAACAGGACGACGACGACTTTAGCACCTGGATTTAGATTTCATCCTACAGATGAAGAAATAGTTGCGTATTATCTTCGTCGTAAAGTCACCGGAGTACCGTTTCGTCTTGATGCTATTTCTGAGATCGATATTTACAAAGTTGAACCTTCCGATCTTCCTG GTTTATCGAAGCTAAAGACTAGAGACAGAGAGTGGTATTTCTTTAGTGCACTTGATAGGAAGTATGGAAATGGAATGCGCACTAATCGTGCTACCAGTGATGGATACTGGAAGACCACCGGCAAGGACAGGCCTGTTCATCATAAGGGACGCGTTGCTGGCATGAAGAAAACCCTTGTTTACCATTTTGGTCGAGCCCCACGTGGCAAGCGCACTGATTGGGTTATGCATGAGTATAAACTCGTCGATGAAAAGCTAGACAAAGCTGGGTACCCTTTG GAGGGGTTTGTTCTTTGCAGAATATTCCAGAAAAGTGGCACTGGGCCCAAAAATGGAGAGCAATATGGAGCGCCGTTGGTGGAGGAAGAGTGGGAGGATAATGAAGTAGAGAATCTAATCAATGGCGACATCTCTTTTGAAGACCCCTATGTTGATGATGATGCATTCATTGAACATAATGATTTAGTCCAG GACCTCGATCTGCAGTTTCCTCAAGGCGTTCCGCTCCTAGAAAGTAGCCCGAATTATGTTGCGGAATGCAAGGACGTTGTTGGTATTGATCAGATGCCGGCAGGAGCAAGTCAAGAATATGAGTGTGGGTCACAGGCCATTTATGATCAAGAGATATCTGATCTTCTTTTGCAAGTTGCGAGCAACACAGATGCAGTGAAGAATGAGTATATGCCTCAGCTGACTGATGAATATAATGAGGCTTCTGTCAATTTGCCTGATAATAATTTTTGTGACCCGCTTGTTGATGATGGATTGTACGTTGATGCTGTTGATTTTTTGGGTCCTTCTCAAGGAAATACATCGGATGCTGCTGCCCTTGGATCGTTCTTTgacaataatataaatataaatattgagGATCTTCTTGACTTTGATTCTCCTGAACTTAGCGGAACTGCCTTTGATCAAGCACTCACCTTTGAACCG ACTTTGGATGATGATGCACTTTGGAATATATCTTTACCAAGTGATCAACTACCAGGATCAAGTGATGGTGGTCATGGATCATCGTCCAAGAAAGCCCTAGAAGCACAGATGGATAAGCAGTCCAGTGCAG CCCTAAGGAAGGCAAGCCGTTGGTTGGAAAATATCCCAGCTCATCCAGCATATGCTTCAGAATTGCCAAGCAAGGATATGGCTTCACGGTTGAGTGCTGCAGTGCAGGCAAGCCCTGTTCATGTGACAGCTGGCATGATCAGGATTAGGGATAGTCCACTTGGCAGTGGACTGCAATGGTCAGTCGATAAGAATGGTAGTATGAACGTCACACTTTCATTTGAGCTCCCTCAGACCGTTGGAACGTCAGAGCTGGAATCACTGTTCCCAAGCAAGCTTCCAGCAGCTGTTTCTCGAGGCTGGTTGTGCTTCATGTTCTTCTGGGTCATGTTTTTCGCGTTAAGCATCAGAATTGGGACAAGCATCTATGCCAAGTGA
- the LOC141647119 gene encoding malate dehydrogenase [NADP], chloroplastic, with the protein MGVTIGCRQSNLLNTPSQRLSSSSSLSSSSSYIIGGRKRSVQLVHNTPSFAIRCSVSPNQVESRVAAVEQQQSVKPECYGVFCLTYDLKAEEETQTWKKLITVAVSGAAGMISNHLLFKLASGEVFGPNQPVALKLLGSERSIQALEGVAMELEDSLFPLLRAVSIGIDPYDIFQDAEWALLIGAKPRGPGMERADLLDINGQIYAAQGKALDAVASRNVKVIVVGNPCNTNALICMKNAPNIPAKNFHALTRLDENRAKCQLALKAGVFYDKVSNMTIWGNHSTTQVPDFLNAKIDGVPVKQVIKDHKWLEEEFTVNVQKRGGLLIQKWGRSSAASTAVSIVDAIKSLVNPTPEGDWFSSGVYTTGNPYGIAEDLVFSMPCRSKGDGDYELVKDVVFDDYLWQRIKKSEDELLAEKRCTAHLTGEGIPVCDLPSGDTMLPGEM; encoded by the exons atgggTGTAACTATAGGATGTCGACAATCAAATCTTCTTAATACTCCTTCTCAACGTTTATCTTCATCGTCGTCGTTATCCTCATCTTCTTCTTATATAATTGGTGGTCGCAAAAGGAGTGTTCAGCTGGTTCATAACACTCCATCTTTTGCTATTCGCTGTTCTGTCTCTCCTAA TCAAGTAGAGAGTAGAGTTGCAGCAGTAGAACAACAACAAAGTGTGAAACCAGAATGCTATGGAGTTTTCTGCTTAACATATGACTTGAAAGCT GAAGAAGAGACTCAAACATGGAAAAAATTGATCACAGTTGCAGTTTCTGGTGCTGCTGGCATGATTTCCAACCATCTCTTATTCAAA CTTGCATCTGGTGAGGTTTTCGGACCCAATCAGCCTGTTGCTCTCAAATTGCTCGGATCTGAAAGATCCATCCAAGCTCTAGAAg GTGTGGCTATGGAGCTTGAGGACTCGTTGTTTCCACTGTTGAGGGCAGTTAGCATTGGCATTGATCCTTACGATATCTTCCAAGATGCTGAGTGGGCTCTTCTTATTGGTGCAAAACCCCGTGGACCTGGCATGGAACGAGCTGACTTACTCGACATTAATGGACAGATTTACGCTGCCCAA GGAAAAGCTCTTGATGCTGTTGCATCACGGAACGTCAAAGTCATTGTTGTTGGAAATCCCTGCAATACCAA TGCTCTTATCTGCATGAAAAATGCTCCAAATATACCTGCCAAGAATTTTCATGCACTCACCAGATTAGATGAAAATCGAGCAAAATGTCAG CTGGCTTTGAAAGCAGGTGTCTTCTATGATAAGGTATCAAATATGACCATTTGGGGAAACCACTCGACGACTCAG GTCCCGGATTTCTTAAATGCCAAAATCGACGGAGTGCCTGTCAAACAGGTTATCAAGGACCACAAGTGGTTAGAAGAAGAATTCACTGTCAATGTTCAAAAG AGAGGTGGCCTGCTAATACAGAAATGGGGAAGGTCTTCTGCTGCATCAACTGCCGTGTCAATTGTCGATGCAATAAAATCTCTGGTCAATCCAACTCCTGAAGGCGACTGGTTTTCTTCTGGG GTATACACTACTGGTAATCCCTATGGAATAGCTGAGGATCTGGTTTTCAGTATGCCTTGCAGATCCAAG GGAGATGGAGATTACGAGCTGGTGAAGGACGTTGTATTTGATGACTATCTTTGGCAGCGCATTAAAAAG AGCGAAGACGAGTTGTTGGCTGAAAAGCGTTGCACAGCACACCTTACAGGAGAG GGTATACCCGTTTGCGATCTTCCGAGTGGGGATACAATGCTTCCAGGAGAAATGTAG
- the LOC141647118 gene encoding acyl-CoA-binding domain-containing protein 4 produces the protein MAEGEEIVDLRSWFSGLDHDQWATLPVSGPRPSGRYKHAAAVVGDKLYIYGGSRNGRNLPDFQVLDLNNSSWSPLKPIAAPNSINSENGSLLDVLPATSGHHMIVWEKKLLTIDGKSKSSSYITVRFLDLETEQGGVLETAGDIPVAREGQSVTLVGSKLIIFGGEDVRRKLMNDIHILDLETMSWETAQTTQPPPSPRYDHATAVHADRYLLVFGGCSHSTCFNDLHVLDLHTMEWSQPETRGDYLAPRAGHSGVTINGNWYISGGGDNKSGARDTLVLDMTKLVWSVVTTVNPRDPLASEGISICSALIYGDVFLIAFGGYNGRYNNEVFIMRPKIKDSARPKIYQSPAAAAAAASVSAAYSIDSGGKQLDFTKLRQQGGFADSNERKDEKRLLESSLAEVRAENSVMKGKIDDINSTLAELYKELESVQGQLITERSRCSSLEAQIVRFQGLLHFMPTVENELKLLTEEKSNFEQDAASQKQGSGGVWQWFSGGGNSP, from the exons ATGGCGGAAGGAGAAGAAATAGTGGATTTGAGAAGCTGGTTTTCGGGTTTGGATCATGATCAGTGGGCCACACTCCCTGTTTCCGGCCCTCGTCCTTCGGGTCGGTACAAG CATGCTGCAGCTGTGGTTGGTGATAAGCTGTATATTTATGGCGGTAGTCGTAATGGGCGTAATTTACCAGATTTTCAG GTTTTGGATTTGAATAACTCTTCTTGGTCTCCATTGAAGCCGATTGCTGCGCCAAATTCTATTAATTCCGAAAATGGTAGCTTGCTTGATGTTCTTCCCGCTACCTCGGGACACCATATG ATTGTTTGGGAAAAAAAGCTTCTTACCATCGATGGAAAATCAAAATCCTCTAGTTACATTACAG TGCGTTTTTTGGACCTCGAGACCGAGCAAGGTGGTGTCTTGGAGACCGCTGGAGATATTCCG GTTGCTCGCGAGGGACAGTCAGTAACCTTAGTTGGTTCTAAATTGATTATATTTGGTGGGGAAGATGTCCGTAGGAAGCTGATGAATGATATTCATATTCTGGATCTAGAAACAATGTCTTGGGAGACAGCTCAGACTAC GCAGCCTCCACCATCACCGAGATATGACCATGCAACTGCTGTACATGCTGATCGTTACCTTCTAGTGTTTGGTGGCTGTTCCCATTCAACATGTTTTAACGATTTGCATGTGCTAGATTTGCACACA ATGGAGTGGTCTCAACCTGAGACCCGAGGTGATTATTTGGCTCCGAGAGCAGGACATTCTGGTGTCACAATTAATGGAAACTGGTACATATCTGGCGGTGGAGACAATAAAAGTG GAGCTCGTGACACATTAGTTTTGGATATGACCAAGCTTGTTTGGTCAGTGGTGACCACTGTAAATCCAAGAGATCCACTTGCTAGTGAG GGAATCAGCATCTGCTCGGCTTTGATTTATGGGGACGTATTTTTGATTGCCTTTGGTGGATATAACGGAAGATATAACAATGAG GTATTCATTATGAGACCCAAAATAAAGGACTCTGCACGTCCTAAGATATATCAATCaccggcagcagcagcagcagctgcATCTGTGTCGGCAGCCTACTCGATAGATTCTGGCGGGAAGCAGTTGGATTTTACTAAGCTCCGACAACAGGGTGGGTTCGCTGATTCTAATGAAAGGAAGGATGAAAAAAGGCTGTTGGAATCATCACTTGCTGAAGTTAGAGCAGAAAATTCAGTGATGAAGGGAAAGATTGATGATATCAATAGTACACTTGCGGAATTGTATAAG GAACTCGAATCTGTCCAAGGTCAGTTGATTACAGAAAGATCAAGATGCTCTAGTTTGGAG GCACAGATAGTAAGGTTTCAAGGCCTGTTACACTTTATGCCGACTGTAGAGAATGAGCTAAAACTGCTGACGGAGGAGAAATCTAACTTTGAGCAGGACGCAGCGTCCCAGAAGCAAGGTTCTGGTGGTGTTTGGCAATGGTTTTCCGGTGGTGGAAATAGTCCATAA
- the LOC141647120 gene encoding protein BTR1, translating into MEKPTHLKFLVSNASAGSVIGKGGSTITDFQKESGARIQLSRNQEFFPGTADRIIMLSGKIDDVLKAMDLILNKLLSEIQSEDGDDAEQRSKVRLVVPNSCCGAIIGKGGVTIKSFIEESGASIKISPQDNNFIGLADRIVTLAGSFEEQMQAIDLILSKLSEDHLYLQSMNAPLSYPSVLFAGFHHVPYPFVPPPVGPAAYNNYGPQYNNYGPPNGGGGRYMNNTKEDRANSLTIGVADEHIGVVVGRGGRNISEISQTSGARIKISDRGDFMAGTSNRKVTITGSLRSIRAAEAMIKQKVDSVAEINEPL; encoded by the exons ATGGAGAAGCCTACCCACCTTAAGTTCCTTGTGTCCAATGCTTCTGCTGGGTCTGTTATTGGTAAAGGGGGCTCGACGATTACTGACTTTCAGAAAGAATCTGGGGCACGCATCCAGTTATCTCGTAATCAAGAGTTCTTTCCAGGAACAGCTGATAGAATAATTATGTTATCCGGCAAGATTGACGATGTACTGAAGGCAATGGACCTTATCCTCAATAAGCTGCTAAGTGAG ATTCAATCTGAAGATGGGGATGATGCTGAACAAAGATCAAAAGTGAGACTTGTTGTTCCAAACAGCTGCTGTGGTGCCATAATTGGCAAAGGTGGAGTGACCATAAA GTCATTTATTGAAGAATCTGGAGCTAGCATAAAAATTTCCCCACAGGACAATAATTTTATTGGCCTGGCTGACCGGATAGTGACTCTGGCAGGTTCTTTTGAGGAGCAGATGCAAGCTATTGATCTTATTTTGTCCAAACTGTCAGAAGATCACCTTTACCTGCAATCTATGAATGCCCCACTTTCATATCCAA GTGTTTTGTTTGCCGGTTTTCACCATGTGCCGTATCCATTTGTGCCTCCTCCAGTTGGACCTGCAGCATACAATAACTATGGGCCACAATACAATAACTATGGGCCACCAAATGGTGGCGGTGGAAGATACATGAATAACACCAAG GAAGATCGAGCCAACTCTCTGACAATAGGTGTTGCTGATGAACATATCGGTGTGGTGGTGGGACGGGGAGGGAGGAACATATCGGAAATTAGTCAG ACTAGTGGAGCAAGAATTAAGATATCAGACAGAGGGGATTTCATGGCTGGTACATCGAACAG GAAAGTCACCATCACAGGGTCACTAAGATCAATTAGGGCAGCGGAGGCAATGATTAAGCAGAAAGTGGATTCCGTAGCTGAGATCAATGAGCCACTTTGA